A stretch of the Apteryx mantelli isolate bAptMan1 chromosome 3, bAptMan1.hap1, whole genome shotgun sequence genome encodes the following:
- the LOC136991643 gene encoding LOW QUALITY PROTEIN: T-cell activation Rho GTPase-activating protein-like (The sequence of the model RefSeq protein was modified relative to this genomic sequence to represent the inferred CDS: inserted 1 base in 1 codon; deleted 4 bases in 2 codons; substituted 1 base at 1 genomic stop codon): protein MQEVPLLKLLLQRDLDRLEKRAEEPPEVQQKEAQSSAPGEEEHQDGLGAELLESSLAEKDLVGNKLTTSQQCTFVTRHQRTRRRHLLLFPHAVAIASFKCGPTFRLQHRVRLSELWVLCSEEAATARPEDEEQEQEEEEVFGLKCSRTLILVWPSDLCVVTFGSQEVKQLWLDTMLRQSPGAPGARLTRLPSLRLLTELVGFCRPEVSLTAATVETLISAEPRADACVAAATPSRPRLLRGTSVTFTRFSQQADAKKCPRSDPSDVQEGLGHLPAEGAKARRPLISWPLARRGASASGDRPGQLDSGPRAALFGQPLATICGKDGGLPQPVQDLLAILYEKGPATEGVFRRAASEKARKELKEVLNQGENTDLDSKPVHLLAVVLKDFLRNIPAKLLSDSLYDKWMEALEMPSQQDKIDQLKEVADSLPRANLLLLQRLLAVLHHISENAETSRMDASNLAICVGPNLLSPSMDNRLPLAVLKERNDKVTALVEFLIDNCRALFGEHIALPFSPSAEESPEHTHSSTAHPGAPQHDGSACSSPEAGAEGSTPTLETEQPNGRSSSLNRPYPKCVSAPSLSNLTNDISRMQRWFSEPDLSLHNRFEGTSREQELSKIEGNFPVLQXQLRLEKEALDKTPFRIAFTVITQLSIPKTSSSCSLQLLSSPHAFVFTCSTLLSPSTPQKTFXNRPQAFSNKRTEDSSTPSRAIEKHSMSCHAIWPTAGKAGNEECAGGPHGQHIPTTRGTLCAWVLHASSLVVQRQRV from the exons agggacctcgacaggctggagaaacgggcagaggaacctcctgaagttcaacaaaaggaagcacaaagttctgcccctggggaggaagaacACCAGGACGGGCTGGGGgccgagctgctggaaagcagcttggcagaaaaggacctggtgggcaacaagctgaccacgagccagcaatgcaccttt GTGACGCGGCACCAGCGCACGCGCCGCAGgcacctgctgctcttcccccacGCGGTCGCCATCGCCAGCTTCAA ATGCGGCCCCACTTTCCGCCTGCAGCACCGCGTGCGGCTCAGcgagctctgggtgctgtgcagcgAGGAGGCGGCCACGGCCAGGCCTGAGgacgaggagcaggagcaggaggaggaggaggtcttcGGCCTCAAGTGCAGCCGCACCCTCATCCTCGTCTGGCCCAGCGACCTCTGCGTGGTCACTTTTGG gtcgcaggaggtgaagcagcTCTGGCTGGACACGATGCTCCG gcagagcccaGGAGCCCCGGGAGCCAGGCTCACCCGACTGCCCTCCCTGCGCCTCCTCACCGAGCTCGTCGGCTTCTGCCGTCCC GAGGTGTCGCTGACGGCGGCGACCGTGGAGACGCTGATCTCGGCAGAG CCTCGCGCAGATGCCTGCGTCGCTGCAGCAACTCCCTCGCGGCCCCGGCTGCTGAGGGGCACCTCTGTGACCTTCACCCGTTTCTCGCAGCAGGCTGACGCCAAGAAATGCCCCCGCTCGGACCCTTCCGACGTGCAAGAGGGCCTTGGCCACTTGCCTG cAGAGGGAGCGAAGGCAAGAAGGCCGCTGATATCATGGCCACTTGCTCGGCGAGGAGCCTCTGCCAGCGGGGACCGCCCAGGGCAGctcgactctggccccagggcggcTCTCTTTGGCCAGCCTCTGGCAACTATCTGCGGGAAGGATGGtggcctgccccagccagtgcag GATCTCCTGGCCATACTGTACGAGAAAGGGCCTGCCACTGAGGGGGTCTTCAGGAGAGCGGCCAGCGAGAAGGCCCGCAAGGAGCTGAAGGAGGTGCTGAACCAGGGCGAGAACACTGACCTGGACAGCAAACCTGTGCACCTCTTGGCAGTGGTGCTGAAG GACTTCCTGCGAAACATCCCCGCCAAACTCCTCTCAGACAGCCTCTACGACAAGTGGATGGAGGCGCTGGAGATGCcaagccagcaggacaaaattgaCCAGCTGAAAGA GGTGGCTGACAGCCTGCCCAGAGCAAACCTCCTCTTGCTCCAGCGCTTGCTTGCTGTGCTCCATCACATCAGCGAAAACGCGGAGACCAGCAGGATGGACGCCAGCAACCTGGCCATCTGCGTGGGGCCAAACCTGCTGAGCCCCAGCATGGACAACAGGCTCCCGCTGGCAGTGCTGAAGGAGCGCAATGACAAG GTGACAGCACTGGTCGAGTTCCTAATAGACAACTGCCGAGCACTATTTGGGGAGCACATCGCCTTGCCCTTCAGTCCCTCGGCCGAGGAGTCaccggagcacacacacagctCCACAG cacacccaggggcTCCTCAGCACGACggttctgcctgcagcagcccagaggcgggAGCTGAAGGCAGCACCCCAACCTTGGAGACGGAGCAGCCCAACGGCAGGAGCAGCAGTCTCAACAGACCATATCCAAAATGCGTCTCTGCCCCTTCCCTGAGCAATCTCACAAATGACATCAGCAGGATGCAGAGGTGGTTCTCAGAGCCGGACCTGTCCTTGCACAACCGCTttgaag gcaccagcagagagcaggagctgagcaaaaTTGAGGGCAATTTCCCAGTTCTTCAGTAACAGCTaaggctggagaaggaggcaCTTGATAAAACACCTTTCCGTATTGCCTTCACAGTTATCACACAGCTCTCTATACCCAAAAcatcctccagctgctccctgcag ctaCTTTCCTCACCTCATGCCTTCGTCTTCACCTGCTCCACACTGCTTTCACCCTCTACTCcacaaaaaactt aaaataggccCCAGGCCTTTTCCAACAAGCGCACTGAGGACAGCAGC ACACCTAGCAGAGCCATCGAAAAGCACTCCATGTCATGTCATGCCATTTGGCCAACTGCAGGAAAAG CGGGTAATGAGGAATGTGCTGGTGGTCCCCATGGACAGCACATCCCCACCACGCGGGGCACGCTCTGTGCCTGGgtgctgcatgcctccagccttgTGGTGCAAAGGCAGCGtgtctga